One Flagellimonas sp. CMM7 genomic region harbors:
- a CDS encoding sugar phosphate nucleotidyltransferase codes for MKSHATLIILAGGASSRMKKTDTSNQGNLTQEEIKQANERSKGLISVGKDKRPFMDYLLNNAQKAGYKYIYIVVGANATLFKEYYGGKKSENNFHGLWISFATQHIPKDRVKPLGTADAVFQAIEQYPELKMATYSVCNSDNLYSVAALKALRDTNSPNAFISYDRDSLEFTKERISRFALAKLDSEGHLQEIVEKPDLSLIDEYKDKEGKLRVSMNIFKFDGIMFYEYLKNCPLNEIRNEKELPTALLNMIRDYPGTAIGIPFSEHVPDLTAKSDIMAVKQYLEKKYEKLDWK; via the coding sequence ATGAAATCACATGCTACTTTGATAATTCTTGCGGGCGGAGCGTCTTCAAGAATGAAAAAAACAGACACTTCCAACCAAGGTAATTTAACACAGGAAGAGATAAAACAGGCCAACGAACGCAGTAAAGGATTAATTTCTGTTGGGAAGGATAAAAGGCCTTTCATGGATTATCTGCTAAATAATGCACAAAAAGCAGGATATAAATACATCTATATTGTTGTTGGAGCAAATGCTACTTTATTCAAAGAATATTACGGAGGCAAAAAAAGCGAGAACAACTTCCACGGCTTATGGATATCCTTCGCAACGCAGCACATTCCAAAAGACCGTGTAAAACCTTTAGGAACTGCGGATGCAGTTTTTCAAGCCATAGAACAATACCCAGAATTAAAAATGGCAACTTATTCCGTATGCAATAGCGATAATCTGTATTCTGTAGCTGCCTTGAAAGCGTTACGAGATACCAATAGCCCTAATGCTTTTATAAGTTATGATCGCGATAGTCTTGAATTTACCAAAGAAAGAATCTCCCGTTTCGCGTTGGCAAAATTGGATTCAGAAGGTCATTTACAGGAAATTGTTGAAAAACCAGACTTAAGTCTAATTGATGAGTATAAGGACAAAGAGGGGAAACTGAGAGTAAGCATGAACATATTTAAGTTTGACGGTATCATGTTTTACGAATACCTTAAAAACTGTCCGCTTAATGAAATAAGAAACGAAAAAGAATTGCCCACGGCATTATTGAACATGATACGAGATTACCCAGGCACCGCCATCGGCATCCCCTTTTCTGAACATGTACCGGATTTAACTGCTAAATCAGATATTATGGCTGTAAAGCAATATTTAGAAAAAAAATATGAAAAACTAGATTGGAAATGA
- a CDS encoding mevalonate kinase, with protein sequence MALERIVSLAPGRTCLFGDHQDYLELPVIACAISRHITLTAIKNNSQKLIINKPDINEIRVINLKEPIAKIEKGDHLLTALKVVEQYKCIPNKGYDIHISGNIAINAGTSSSSAVVVAWIKFLLKAFGCNQKVTKELVSKLAYQTEVEYHNSPGGRMDQYSIGLGNIMYLETDAKAHYVTFDKPLKGLIVAESGIPKQTTGVLGELKEKALLAVHKVKEKIPSFELKEVNKDELPWYLNYVSDDLKVFLSAAVLNHDITQRAFKEFQKETWSTKSIGALMTEHHEILKNYLHLTVPRIDDLIDAGLSAGALGAKIVGSGRGGSIVLLVNEGEEDKIIDSLLKAGAKDAYKVQVDPGARIVEPKSIRS encoded by the coding sequence ATGGCTTTGGAAAGAATTGTTTCATTGGCACCCGGTAGAACCTGTCTTTTTGGAGATCATCAAGACTACTTAGAATTACCAGTAATCGCTTGCGCCATAAGTCGCCATATTACGCTAACAGCCATTAAAAATAATTCTCAAAAGTTAATTATCAATAAACCAGATATTAATGAAATACGGGTTATCAATTTAAAAGAACCCATAGCAAAGATTGAAAAGGGAGATCATTTATTAACCGCATTAAAAGTAGTTGAACAATACAAATGCATTCCCAACAAAGGCTATGACATTCACATAAGTGGAAACATAGCGATAAATGCGGGAACTTCAAGTTCATCCGCAGTGGTCGTGGCTTGGATAAAATTTCTCTTGAAAGCCTTCGGGTGCAATCAAAAAGTCACAAAGGAATTGGTTTCTAAACTTGCATATCAAACTGAAGTGGAATATCACAATTCACCAGGCGGAAGAATGGACCAATACAGTATAGGATTGGGAAACATCATGTACTTGGAAACCGATGCTAAAGCACATTATGTAACGTTTGACAAGCCTCTAAAAGGGTTAATAGTTGCCGAATCTGGCATACCCAAACAAACAACAGGTGTCTTGGGTGAGTTAAAAGAAAAAGCGCTCTTGGCGGTGCACAAAGTAAAAGAAAAGATTCCTTCTTTTGAATTAAAAGAGGTGAACAAAGATGAGCTACCATGGTATCTCAATTACGTATCAGATGACTTGAAAGTATTCCTATCGGCCGCTGTTCTAAATCATGATATTACTCAAAGAGCATTTAAGGAATTTCAAAAAGAAACATGGTCAACAAAATCTATTGGTGCCTTGATGACCGAACACCATGAAATACTTAAAAATTATTTACATCTCACCGTTCCAAGAATTGATGACCTGATAGACGCCGGGCTATCTGCAGGAGCTTTAGGGGCTAAAATAGTTGGGTCTGGACGAGGCGGCAGTATTGTACTTCTTGTCAATGAGGGAGAAGAAGATAAAATCATTGATTCACTACTTAAAGCTGGAGCTAAAGATGCATATAAAGTTCAGGTAGATCCTGGCGCAAGAATAGTAGAACCAAAATCGATACGATCATGA
- a CDS encoding LacI family DNA-binding transcriptional regulator, which produces MLTYTLIQVSYDFFVIFDFMRAKHTIKDIAEKAGVSIGTVDRVLHERGRVSKASEKKIMAAIEELDYKPNPIARVLKNSVVYKIGVLLPNPDLDPFWRPCEEGVQEVISEYSAFNVNVVIYYFNPYKPKSFLQQGYKASRDGIHALFFVPLFERETNNILEKFDGKDALLATFNSSPSNGIDLYVGQDLVLSGKTAAKLLHMSSSDGGKFAIVHINESYDNARHMREKEQGFTSYCNENGIKSPLTITLMTGDFRTKLVSFLEKHLDLQGIFITTSRAYEVAKVLDTMHDKRISLIGYDLMDENLKYLQKGVVDFLIHQDPKTQASLGLKYLIENLLFKKVFPKEKLLPIAIVNSENAKSYLEQPCTSAE; this is translated from the coding sequence ATGTTAACGTACACATTAATTCAAGTTTCCTATGACTTTTTTGTTATTTTTGACTTTATGAGGGCCAAACACACCATCAAAGATATTGCAGAAAAAGCCGGTGTTTCAATAGGAACAGTGGATAGAGTGTTGCATGAAAGAGGTAGGGTTTCAAAAGCTTCTGAGAAAAAAATAATGGCCGCTATAGAGGAACTCGACTATAAGCCCAACCCTATTGCCCGAGTCCTAAAAAACAGTGTTGTCTATAAAATAGGCGTTTTGCTTCCTAATCCTGATTTAGATCCTTTTTGGAGACCCTGTGAAGAAGGTGTTCAGGAGGTGATTTCAGAATATAGTGCCTTTAATGTTAACGTTGTTATTTACTATTTTAATCCGTACAAACCTAAATCGTTCTTACAACAAGGATATAAGGCTTCCCGAGATGGAATACATGCTTTGTTTTTTGTTCCTCTTTTTGAGCGTGAAACAAATAATATTCTTGAGAAGTTTGATGGAAAGGATGCACTTTTGGCTACTTTCAACAGTTCTCCATCCAATGGTATCGATCTTTATGTTGGTCAGGATTTGGTGCTAAGTGGAAAGACAGCAGCAAAACTTCTACATATGTCTAGTTCTGATGGAGGTAAGTTTGCTATTGTACATATTAATGAGTCCTATGATAATGCAAGGCATATGCGCGAAAAAGAGCAAGGTTTTACCTCCTACTGCAATGAAAACGGAATTAAGAGTCCGCTAACAATTACTTTGATGACAGGGGATTTTAGAACAAAGTTAGTTTCATTCCTGGAAAAACATCTGGACCTACAAGGTATTTTCATAACCACATCCAGGGCTTATGAAGTAGCTAAAGTCTTAGATACAATGCATGACAAAAGGATTTCATTAATTGGTTACGATTTAATGGATGAAAACCTAAAATACCTTCAAAAAGGGGTTGTAGATTTTTTAATTCATCAAGATCCTAAAACGCAGGCATCATTAGGATTAAAATACCTAATTGAAAACTTACTGTTCAAAAAGGTATTCCCAAAAGAAAAGTTGTTACCTATTGCCATTGTAAACTCGGAAAATGCAAAAAGTTATTTAGAACAGCCATGTACAAGTGCAGAGTAG
- a CDS encoding Gfo/Idh/MocA family protein — protein MNSRRKFIKSSSILGAGVVLAPNIASGFVSNTFEDKLKVGFIGVGLRGTNHLTNILLRKDVEVTAICDIDPARIDLTKEMIKNAGGKSPKVFGKNDYDYRNLLELEDVDAVIIATPWLWHVRMTVDAMKAGKYAGVEVSAANTMEECWDLVNTHEQTGTHMMILENVNYRRDVMAVLNMVKQNIFGETVHFRCGYQHDLREVKFNNGQQPYGGGVEFGEKAISEAKWRTEHSVKRNGDVYPTHGLGPIAVMSDINRGNRFVSMSSYASKAIGLHNYVVKHGGENHPNAKVKFKQGDVITSTIETARGETIIITHDCNLPRPYSLGFRVQGANGLWEVDGNRIYVEGKSEPHKWDEATSWLEKYDHPLWKKYGEYAEGSGHGGMDFFVMNAFVESAKQNIAPPMDAYDAAAWSAVTPLSEVSIENNGEPQNFPDFTRGLWIKRKPYNWMKDSF, from the coding sequence ATGAATTCAAGAAGAAAGTTTATCAAGAGTAGTTCCATTTTAGGAGCAGGAGTTGTGCTTGCACCAAATATTGCTTCAGGTTTTGTTTCCAACACGTTTGAAGATAAGTTGAAAGTTGGCTTTATTGGTGTTGGTTTAAGAGGCACTAATCATTTGACCAATATCCTATTGAGAAAAGATGTTGAGGTAACGGCTATATGTGATATTGACCCTGCTAGAATTGATTTGACAAAGGAAATGATTAAAAACGCAGGAGGTAAATCGCCTAAGGTTTTTGGAAAAAATGATTATGACTATAGAAACCTATTGGAATTAGAAGATGTGGATGCCGTGATTATTGCTACTCCTTGGTTGTGGCATGTTCGCATGACTGTTGATGCAATGAAGGCAGGAAAATATGCAGGAGTAGAAGTTTCAGCAGCAAACACCATGGAAGAATGCTGGGATTTGGTCAATACCCATGAGCAAACGGGTACCCATATGATGATCCTAGAAAATGTAAACTATAGAAGGGATGTAATGGCTGTTCTTAATATGGTAAAACAGAACATTTTTGGTGAAACAGTTCATTTTAGATGTGGTTATCAGCATGATTTAAGAGAAGTTAAATTCAATAATGGGCAACAACCTTATGGAGGTGGGGTTGAGTTTGGTGAAAAGGCTATTTCAGAAGCCAAGTGGAGGACAGAACACTCTGTAAAGCGTAATGGGGATGTATACCCGACTCACGGCTTGGGCCCAATAGCCGTAATGTCGGATATCAATAGGGGAAATCGATTTGTTTCAATGAGTTCATATGCCTCAAAAGCGATAGGATTGCACAATTATGTGGTAAAACATGGTGGGGAGAATCATCCAAATGCAAAGGTGAAATTTAAGCAGGGAGATGTTATTACTTCAACCATTGAAACGGCTAGGGGGGAGACCATTATTATAACCCATGATTGTAATTTACCGCGTCCTTATTCTTTAGGTTTTCGAGTGCAAGGTGCAAACGGCTTATGGGAAGTGGATGGAAACAGGATTTATGTAGAAGGGAAATCTGAACCCCACAAATGGGATGAAGCTACTTCATGGCTTGAAAAATATGATCATCCACTTTGGAAAAAGTATGGTGAATATGCTGAGGGATCTGGGCATGGTGGTATGGACTTTTTTGTAATGAATGCTTTTGTAGAATCTGCCAAACAAAATATTGCCCCACCTATGGATGCCTATGATGCGGCAGCCTGGAGCGCAGTAACACCATTGTCCGAAGTATCTATTGAAAATAATGGCGAACCTCAAAATTTCCCCGATTTTACTAGAGGACTTTGGATAAAGAGAAAGCCCTATAATTGGATGAAGGATAGTTTTTAA
- a CDS encoding glycoside hydrolase family 36 protein: MSRKNKAIFLFLLMMGTLHAQKKEETFELVGQQVQLTGEFGAFDTETTIEKLADGLEVATISIKHQKGATPPKFSLKWKLPSSNIAGYWSSAAFNDKTIGPSWAPSTVRSMLAKQAPVITLFGHDDSNRLTFAATEALNTVVLSTGVKEEDRLVYNEITFFSEKHQSIKSYEVKIRFDARPQPYSKTLEEVADWWASFDQLNPVDVPEVARKPVYSSWYSYHQNVTMKDLLAECRLAKQMGFESIIVDDGWQTIDSNRGYAFTGDWEPERIPKMKEFVKEVHKLGMKFILWYAVPFAGENSKAYEKMKGKFLRYWNGQGTYVLDPRYPEVREFIIKTYVDATNNWDLDGFKLDFIGRFIADEDTKFTMEDGRDYASVNEATDVLMTDLIKSLQEIKPDIMIEFRQPYVGPAMRKYGNMFRATDCPNLSSVNRIRTSDLRLLSGTTAVHSDMLMWHYDEPVEVAALQMLNVMYSVPQISVRLEDIPEDHFKMIKFYTDYWLKNRNVLLDGDFHPTSPLTNYPMLEAVKNNKKITTVFNDQIVDIQIEKFEEMDIINAKTSTRIVVMVNGKSKSFQYTTMDCLGGETKKETLELSEGTYSFTVPASGLISFKATN; this comes from the coding sequence ATGAGTAGAAAAAACAAAGCAATATTTCTATTCCTCCTTATGATGGGAACATTGCACGCGCAAAAAAAAGAGGAAACTTTTGAATTGGTAGGACAACAGGTTCAATTAACTGGAGAGTTCGGAGCATTTGACACAGAAACTACCATCGAAAAATTAGCGGATGGTCTTGAAGTCGCCACAATATCCATAAAACACCAAAAAGGAGCAACTCCACCTAAATTCTCGCTAAAATGGAAATTGCCGTCAAGTAACATCGCAGGGTACTGGAGTAGCGCTGCCTTCAATGATAAAACTATTGGGCCCAGTTGGGCGCCCTCTACAGTTCGTTCTATGTTGGCCAAACAGGCTCCTGTGATAACGCTTTTTGGTCATGATGATAGCAATCGACTCACTTTTGCGGCAACTGAAGCTTTGAATACGGTGGTATTGAGTACGGGTGTTAAAGAAGAAGATAGGCTTGTGTATAACGAGATCACTTTCTTTTCAGAAAAACATCAATCCATAAAAAGCTATGAGGTTAAAATACGGTTTGATGCAAGACCTCAACCATATTCCAAGACGTTGGAAGAAGTGGCAGATTGGTGGGCTTCTTTTGATCAATTAAACCCTGTTGATGTTCCCGAAGTGGCTCGCAAGCCCGTTTATTCCAGTTGGTATAGTTATCATCAGAATGTAACCATGAAAGATTTACTAGCTGAGTGTAGACTTGCCAAACAAATGGGTTTTGAATCCATTATTGTTGATGATGGTTGGCAAACCATAGATAGCAATAGAGGTTATGCCTTTACAGGTGATTGGGAACCCGAACGCATTCCAAAAATGAAAGAGTTTGTAAAAGAAGTGCATAAACTGGGTATGAAGTTCATTTTGTGGTATGCCGTTCCTTTTGCTGGCGAGAATTCAAAGGCCTATGAGAAAATGAAAGGAAAATTTCTCCGCTATTGGAACGGACAGGGGACATATGTTTTAGATCCTAGATATCCAGAAGTGAGGGAATTTATAATCAAAACCTATGTAGATGCAACGAACAATTGGGATTTAGATGGTTTTAAACTGGATTTTATAGGAAGGTTTATTGCTGATGAAGACACCAAATTTACCATGGAAGATGGGCGTGACTATGCTTCCGTTAATGAAGCGACTGATGTATTGATGACTGATTTGATAAAATCGCTTCAAGAAATTAAACCAGATATCATGATTGAGTTTAGACAACCCTATGTGGGTCCGGCCATGCGAAAATACGGGAATATGTTCCGTGCAACGGATTGTCCCAATCTATCCTCTGTGAATAGAATTAGAACCTCAGATTTAAGACTCTTGAGCGGTACAACAGCGGTTCATTCAGATATGTTGATGTGGCATTATGATGAACCGGTGGAGGTAGCAGCATTGCAAATGCTCAATGTAATGTATTCCGTACCACAAATTTCGGTTAGGCTGGAAGATATTCCCGAAGACCATTTTAAGATGATTAAATTCTATACGGATTATTGGCTTAAAAACAGGAATGTGCTATTGGACGGTGATTTTCACCCCACGAGCCCGTTGACCAATTATCCAATGCTTGAAGCAGTCAAAAACAATAAAAAAATTACTACAGTCTTCAATGACCAAATAGTAGACATTCAAATAGAAAAATTTGAAGAAATGGATATTATCAATGCAAAAACATCTACAAGAATAGTGGTTATGGTAAATGGTAAATCGAAAAGCTTCCAGTATACCACAATGGACTGCCTTGGTGGGGAAACAAAAAAGGAAACTTTGGAATTATCCGAGGGTACTTATTCTTTTACGGTTCCCGCTTCGGGATTAATTTCTTTTAAAGCAACCAATTAA
- a CDS encoding PLP-dependent aspartate aminotransferase family protein — protein sequence MKKKNNGTSSEEHQTIPKDLSYEGSMVTPIFQTSNFSFESWDAISDAFDNRTKSFIYSRGNNPTVEVAQRKLANLASGEKALLFGSGMAAISAAVLHCVQKDGHIIAIKNVYGPTNNLLYTYLKDKMNVSITFVPGIELGEFEDAIQANTNLIYLESPSSGIFSLQDIRSVAALAKKNGIKTVIDNTWATPFFQKPLEMGMDLEVHSCSKYIGGHSDVVAGAVIGSGKLIGQIFEKEYEWLGARISPAEASLITRSLKTLPLRMKAHEANALEIAKFLEDHPKIESVNYPGLKSFKQYDLGKKQMSGTSGLLSFRLVTNDLEKVKTFFNSLKRFRIAVSWGGYESLIYALAISYVKEMTKEQFEATGLTYGDMRISVGLEDVTELTQDLKQALNLI from the coding sequence ATGAAGAAAAAGAATAACGGTACTAGTAGCGAAGAGCATCAAACAATACCTAAAGACCTTTCCTATGAAGGATCAATGGTAACTCCCATATTCCAAACATCTAACTTTTCATTTGAAAGCTGGGATGCCATTAGCGATGCATTCGATAATAGAACAAAAAGCTTCATTTACTCAAGAGGTAATAACCCAACGGTAGAAGTTGCCCAGAGAAAGTTGGCGAATCTTGCGAGTGGAGAAAAAGCGCTTTTGTTTGGATCAGGAATGGCGGCCATTTCCGCCGCAGTGCTGCATTGTGTTCAAAAAGATGGACATATCATAGCGATAAAAAATGTTTACGGGCCAACAAACAATCTTCTTTATACTTACTTGAAAGATAAAATGAATGTTTCCATCACTTTTGTCCCAGGGATTGAGTTAGGTGAATTCGAGGATGCCATTCAAGCAAATACCAACCTTATCTATTTGGAAAGCCCCTCTTCAGGTATTTTTTCTTTACAGGACATTCGTTCGGTAGCTGCTTTGGCCAAAAAAAATGGTATCAAAACAGTAATAGACAATACTTGGGCAACTCCATTTTTTCAAAAACCTCTAGAAATGGGAATGGATTTAGAGGTGCATTCCTGCTCCAAATACATTGGAGGTCATAGTGATGTGGTTGCCGGAGCCGTTATTGGGAGCGGTAAATTGATTGGTCAAATCTTTGAAAAGGAATATGAGTGGCTGGGAGCACGTATTTCTCCAGCAGAAGCCTCACTTATTACTAGAAGTCTAAAAACCTTGCCTCTTAGAATGAAAGCCCATGAAGCAAATGCATTAGAGATTGCTAAATTTCTAGAAGATCACCCAAAAATTGAAAGTGTAAATTACCCTGGGCTGAAGAGTTTTAAACAGTATGATTTGGGAAAAAAACAAATGAGTGGTACTTCAGGTTTGTTATCCTTTCGTCTAGTCACAAATGATTTAGAAAAAGTCAAAACTTTCTTTAATAGTTTGAAAAGGTTTCGAATCGCGGTCAGTTGGGGAGGCTATGAAAGCTTGATTTATGCATTGGCTATTAGTTATGTCAAGGAGATGACAAAAGAACAGTTTGAAGCTACGGGTCTTACCTACGGAGATATGCGCATATCAGTTGGATTGGAAGATGTAACCGAGCTGACCCAGGATTTAAAACAGGCTTTGAATTTAATTTGA
- the nhaC gene encoding Na+/H+ antiporter NhaC has translation MEKKSIKADKIIHSALPILFLLGMIVYGLVLRPYFFNQSVIPLEIIFLSSSFFAVTHLTYLGFSWNAILANAVKKLTKGLPTILILFAIGIVIGSWIVSGTIPMFVYYGIQLVNPDYIYVLSFIIPIFFSMFTGTSYGSVGTIGVVILGVATIINANLAIVAGAVIGGAFFGDKMSPLSDTTNIAALATGVDLYDHINSMLYTTLPSAIIAAVIYTILGFVYPAESVLGDFAELETTLTAVTSIFNFNILLLLPVLIVLIGSFKKLPTIPVLLTSSLVACIFALLFQGYGFEDVIQSVYKGFHTNMAVWQETVPENISVLFNRGGLYALNDAIIIALFVFLFIGILDTNNAIPKIVEKVFSYAKTKSSVILSSLAAAGITNGMTGNQYATSFIVGEAFKTKYDALGINRKVLSRSLEDYGTMIESLIPWHPTALFMVSVMGVAVGDYWYFQLLSLINLIIAPLIAILGIGCFYKKDNLVNEEKE, from the coding sequence ATGGAAAAAAAATCGATCAAAGCGGATAAGATAATTCATAGCGCTTTACCAATTTTGTTTCTGTTAGGAATGATTGTTTACGGTTTGGTGCTAAGGCCATATTTTTTTAACCAGTCGGTGATTCCTTTGGAAATCATTTTTCTTAGTTCTTCCTTTTTCGCGGTAACCCATCTAACCTATTTAGGGTTTTCGTGGAATGCCATTCTGGCTAATGCAGTTAAAAAACTAACCAAAGGTTTGCCTACTATTCTCATCTTATTCGCTATTGGAATAGTAATAGGAAGTTGGATTGTTTCTGGGACGATACCTATGTTCGTCTACTACGGAATTCAATTGGTCAACCCAGATTACATTTACGTATTGTCCTTTATCATACCTATTTTTTTTTCAATGTTCACAGGAACCTCTTATGGCTCTGTGGGTACTATAGGGGTTGTAATATTAGGGGTGGCAACAATAATCAATGCCAATCTCGCTATTGTTGCCGGCGCTGTTATCGGTGGTGCCTTCTTTGGGGATAAAATGTCTCCATTATCAGATACAACCAACATCGCCGCTTTAGCTACTGGAGTAGATTTATACGACCATATTAACTCAATGCTTTACACTACCTTACCTTCTGCAATTATTGCTGCTGTTATTTACACGATTTTAGGTTTTGTTTACCCTGCAGAATCTGTTTTAGGTGATTTTGCCGAGTTGGAAACTACGCTAACCGCCGTCACTTCTATTTTCAATTTCAATATTTTACTTCTTTTACCTGTTTTAATTGTTCTGATAGGTTCATTTAAAAAATTACCAACAATTCCCGTGCTATTAACTTCCTCATTGGTAGCTTGTATTTTTGCATTGCTCTTTCAAGGATATGGTTTTGAAGATGTAATTCAATCTGTCTACAAAGGGTTTCATACCAACATGGCGGTATGGCAAGAAACGGTTCCGGAAAATATTAGTGTTCTATTCAATCGAGGAGGCTTGTATGCCCTAAATGATGCTATTATAATAGCACTTTTTGTTTTTCTATTTATTGGTATTCTGGATACCAATAATGCCATTCCTAAAATTGTTGAAAAAGTATTTTCTTACGCTAAAACCAAATCATCCGTCATATTATCCTCCTTGGCAGCGGCTGGAATTACCAATGGAATGACAGGGAACCAATACGCTACAAGCTTTATAGTTGGAGAAGCTTTCAAAACAAAATATGATGCATTAGGAATCAATCGAAAAGTTCTTAGCCGATCTCTGGAAGATTACGGAACCATGATTGAAAGTTTGATTCCCTGGCACCCCACTGCATTATTTATGGTTTCGGTTATGGGTGTTGCCGTTGGGGATTATTGGTATTTTCAATTACTTAGTTTGATAAACCTTATCATAGCTCCCTTAATTGCTATTTTAGGCATAGGATGTTTTTACAAAAAAGACAATTTAGTCAATGAAGAAAAAGAATAA
- a CDS encoding sulfatase, producing MRVYKKWYARFLLITSATILCISCAEKKQPKEPDQHPNILWVFLEDTAPLMGPYGTTIISTPNIDSLAQQGVVYTNVFMPAPVCSASRSSIITGVMSTTTGTHNHHSSRTEESAIYLPDSLKTIPELFKQAGYFTFNNGKDDYNFMYDRKDLYTQDYKLHPLYGKSGVHVNLDSLKNQQPFFGQIQLKGGKEIFSKTFKDNVKTPVDRSKIALPPYLPDHPAIIEEYANHLDAIQITDKKIGEIIQDLRENDLLENTIVFFFSDHGMRLTRNKQFLYDGGLHVPMIIADFTKNFAKLAPGTINESLISGLDIGIGSLALADIAVPNYMEGLNMFDNAYNREYVISTRDRCDFTIDRIRSVRSKEYKYIRNFMTDRPYTQPTYMDFDGIEFVKVMHQLHNDKKLNSTQDIFMSDERPEEELYHLLSDPFELNNLAKDIKYDNVVKAYSNILDDWIIKTDDQGQYPENEENLKLMLGIWGKHAINPEYDALREKYPDLEGSKVSLKSASAKLIGINK from the coding sequence ATGAGGGTTTACAAAAAATGGTATGCAAGATTCTTATTGATTACCTCGGCGACAATATTGTGTATTTCATGCGCCGAGAAAAAACAACCTAAAGAACCTGATCAACACCCCAATATCTTATGGGTCTTTCTTGAAGACACTGCACCCCTTATGGGTCCTTATGGCACAACCATAATTTCAACTCCAAATATTGATAGCCTTGCACAGCAAGGTGTGGTATACACCAATGTTTTTATGCCTGCACCTGTATGTTCGGCAAGTCGTTCCAGTATAATTACCGGGGTGATGTCCACCACTACAGGAACGCACAATCATCACAGCTCTAGAACAGAAGAATCAGCTATTTATTTACCAGATAGTTTAAAAACCATTCCTGAACTTTTTAAGCAAGCTGGCTATTTTACCTTTAACAATGGTAAAGATGACTATAACTTCATGTACGATAGAAAGGATTTATATACTCAAGACTATAAGTTGCATCCCTTATATGGTAAAAGCGGAGTCCATGTAAACCTAGATTCTCTAAAGAATCAACAACCTTTCTTTGGGCAAATACAATTGAAAGGAGGAAAAGAGATATTTTCCAAGACCTTTAAGGACAATGTAAAAACTCCTGTTGACCGCTCAAAAATAGCATTGCCCCCATACCTGCCAGACCATCCCGCAATTATAGAAGAATATGCCAATCATCTAGATGCCATTCAAATTACGGATAAAAAAATCGGGGAGATCATTCAAGACCTGAGAGAAAATGATTTATTAGAAAACACCATAGTATTCTTTTTTTCAGACCATGGGATGAGACTTACCCGAAACAAACAATTCTTATATGATGGCGGCCTACATGTTCCTATGATAATTGCCGATTTTACAAAGAATTTTGCAAAGTTAGCACCTGGCACCATCAATGAAAGTTTAATAAGTGGATTGGACATTGGAATTGGATCATTGGCGTTAGCGGACATTGCGGTACCAAATTATATGGAAGGGCTGAATATGTTTGACAATGCCTATAACAGAGAGTATGTTATTTCTACCAGAGATCGCTGCGATTTTACCATAGATAGAATTCGTTCAGTACGTTCAAAGGAGTACAAATACATTCGCAATTTCATGACCGATAGGCCTTATACACAACCCACTTATATGGATTTTGATGGTATTGAATTTGTTAAAGTCATGCATCAACTACATAATGATAAAAAATTGAACTCGACCCAAGACATCTTCATGTCTGATGAACGACCAGAAGAAGAACTGTATCATTTACTAAGCGATCCTTTTGAATTGAACAACCTTGCAAAGGATATTAAATATGATAATGTCGTGAAAGCATATTCCAATATTTTGGATGATTGGATTATTAAAACTGACGACCAAGGGCAGTATCCAGAAAATGAAGAGAACTTAAAATTGATGTTGGGCATTTGGGGCAAGCATGCCATAAATCCTGAATATGATGCTTTAAGAGAAAAATACCCTGACCTTGAAGGTTCAAAGGTTTCCTTGAAGAGTGCGTCTGCCAAATTGATTGGAATTAATAAGTAA